One window of Halopseudomonas maritima genomic DNA carries:
- a CDS encoding exodeoxyribonuclease III: MRIISLNVNGVKAAAERGLFDWLRTQDADVICLQDIRVTAPELEQDPYWLDGYWQYCFEAETPSQGGVAIYTRTAPKAIIMGLGFESADRYGRFLQADFDKVSITSLLLPSGRDGDADLNQKFKFMDDFAGYLNKQRRKRREFIYCGSLYVAHLKLDVKNWRDCQNEPGFMAPERAWMDEIFGNMGYVDATREVTRESELYSWWPNSEQAENLNLGLRFDYQILTPGLRRFVKQAKIPRNVRFSQHAPVIIDYDWTLSI, encoded by the coding sequence ATGCGAATCATCAGTCTCAACGTCAATGGAGTGAAGGCCGCAGCCGAGCGCGGTCTGTTTGACTGGCTGCGCACGCAGGACGCTGATGTCATCTGCCTGCAGGACATCCGCGTTACCGCCCCCGAGCTAGAGCAGGACCCGTACTGGCTGGACGGCTACTGGCAATACTGCTTTGAAGCCGAAACACCTTCCCAGGGCGGCGTTGCCATTTACACCCGCACCGCGCCCAAGGCCATCATCATGGGGCTGGGTTTCGAGTCCGCCGACCGCTACGGCCGCTTCCTGCAGGCTGACTTCGACAAGGTCAGCATTACCTCCCTGCTGCTGCCTTCGGGCCGTGACGGCGACGCCGACCTGAACCAGAAATTCAAGTTCATGGACGACTTTGCCGGCTACCTGAACAAGCAACGCCGCAAGCGTAGAGAGTTCATCTACTGCGGCTCACTGTACGTCGCCCATCTCAAGCTGGATGTGAAAAACTGGCGTGACTGTCAGAATGAACCCGGCTTTATGGCACCGGAGCGTGCCTGGATGGACGAGATTTTCGGCAATATGGGCTACGTCGACGCCACCCGCGAAGTCACGCGCGAGTCCGAGCTGTACAGCTGGTGGCCCAACAGCGAGCAGGCCGAAAACCTCAATCTTGGCCTGCGCTTTGACTACCAGATCCTGACCCCGGGCCTGCGCCGCTTCGTCAAGCAGGCGAAGATCCCGCGCAATGTCCGCTTCTCCCAGCACGCTCCGGTCATCATTGATTACGACTGGACGCTGAGTATCTGA
- the pyrE gene encoding orotate phosphoribosyltransferase: MHEYQREFIRFALDRNVLRFGEFTLKSGRKSPYFFNAGLFNDGGSLSRLGRFYAQALVHSDLSDVDVIFGPAYKGIPLAAVTAVALADSFDRDLPYCFNRKEAKDHGEGGTLVGAPLEGRVLIIDDVITAGTAVREVMQIIQQAGATPAAVMIALDRQERGQGELSAIQEVERDFGIPVISIVSLNQVMDFIKDDDELQQHLPAVQAYRAQYGI, translated from the coding sequence ATGCACGAATATCAGCGGGAGTTCATTCGTTTTGCGCTGGATCGCAATGTCTTGCGGTTCGGTGAATTTACCCTCAAGTCCGGGCGCAAGAGCCCGTATTTTTTTAATGCTGGCCTGTTTAACGACGGTGGTTCGCTGAGCCGTCTAGGGCGTTTTTACGCCCAGGCGCTGGTCCACAGTGACCTGTCTGATGTGGATGTCATCTTTGGCCCGGCCTACAAGGGCATCCCGCTGGCGGCGGTGACCGCCGTTGCCCTGGCTGACAGCTTTGACCGCGATTTGCCCTATTGTTTCAATCGCAAGGAAGCCAAGGACCACGGTGAGGGCGGTACGCTGGTCGGCGCCCCGCTGGAGGGTCGCGTGCTGATCATCGACGATGTGATTACCGCAGGCACCGCCGTGCGTGAAGTCATGCAGATTATTCAGCAGGCTGGCGCCACCCCGGCTGCCGTGATGATTGCGCTGGACCGCCAGGAGCGTGGTCAGGGCGAGCTGTCGGCGATTCAGGAAGTGGAGCGGGACTTTGGCATCCCGGTGATCAGCATTGTCAGCCTGAATCAGGTAATGGACTTCATCAAGGACGACGATGAGCTGCAACAGCACCTGCCGGCAGTGCAGGCCTACCGGGCTCAGTACGGTATCTGA